The bacterium genome contains the following window.
GACTTCTCTGTAAGCTATTGAAAAATTTGAACTGTCTGGTTCGGTAATCCCGTAATACTAAGCATTTCCGCCGAGAGTTACAACGTATCAGAGTAGAAAAGGTTGCGTCAGGGAATTGCGGACTCAGGTTCAACGGTGCTATTTTGGAAAGGATCGGCTCATTAAGGATTGGCGAGGTTTATGAAGAGACTACTGCAATTACTCATTTTGATTCCATTATCGGCAGCACTGGGTCAGGTCTACTGGGACCATATGCTGCATCCTGAACGACTATCCTACCCGCTTGAGGCTGAGCTTGTGCATTTCTCCAGTTGGGCAAGAAATGATGGGAATAGCGACTTGGGCTGGTATTATGGCAATGATCCGAATGGCTGGCGGATTCTCTGTGATATCGAAGGGCCGGGAGTCATCACAGACATGTGGTGGACGAAGGACGGCGCTACGGATGCTTGGCGCTGGCGACTGTATATTGACAACATGTCAACAGCCTTGATTGACACACCCATTACCTATCCATTTGGCGACATGGAGCCATTTTCTCCGCCAATCGCCGACAGCTCGTCAGGAGGATATTATAGTTACGTTCCGATTCCGTTTCAAAGTAGAGCAAGGATCACGTATAACAACGCAGGTTCTATCTACTTTCATGTGAGCGTATTGAAGTATCCTCAAGGCACACCGATCAGCTCTTTCACGATGCCACCGAGTCCCGCCTACATGGTGAAGCTTGACTCGCTTCGACAGCGCCTTGAATCTCCCAGTATACCGGTATTCACTCCGTTTCAGACACGCGTCGATTGTACATCGGTCTTGGCACCCGGAACAAAGATTTCATTCGCTACAGAACCTTTTACCGGTCGTACGCGACGGTTGTTGCTGCGAATGCAAAACCGTACTCAGCAGGTTTTTGAGAACGTATGGATTAGGGTTTACACGGATGGATACCCGCTACCGGATATTGAAGGTCCACTATCCGTCGCCATGGGCACTCCCTTGGGTTGGCGGCCGTATCAATCAGTAGTTACCGGATCAGTGGGTGATACCCTTTACTTCAACCTGCCCATTGTGGCGGATCGCGGAATCCGCATAGAATTGGAGAATCGAACGTCTCAGTTACAACCTTTCGCTGCGGCCATCGAGACCATCGCCGAAGATGTCGGGCCATTCCGACTGAACGGGCTGTATCGCGAGGGGAATCCGACACGGCTTTGGGAGAACTTCAAACTTGCTGAATTCTCCGGTGCGGGAAATTTCGTGGGAACTGTGATGGACATGCAGCAAACAGATCCCCATGTATTTGAAGGAGATGAGGTGTTCTTCATTGATGGAGAGTCTATCCCTTCCTGGCACGGCACCGGAACCGAGGATTATTTCAAAGGCGGGCGATATTGGACTCCAGTTTATGACCAAGAAGAGCTGCATGGCTGCATCGCCTACCTGGGGGACACAGCTGCTGCCTACCGATGGCACAATAACGACGTCATCCCGTTTAATACAAGCCTACGATACGAGACAGAAGTAGGCCGATTCAATAACTTCCAGGGCCATTACCGAACGATGTCGTTTGCGTATGTGGAGCGTCCTGAATGGGAGATACTCGATGCGAGCGGCGACGGCGCTACTCACGGCGGCGAGCGCTTGCGAGTCGTCGGAGCGCAGCGTGATCCTAATGTTGCGGTATTCGGAGTATTTATGGGCGGCGCGTTCCTCGAACTTGCAGAAGGCTCTGTCCTCCACGTGAACTCGGACTCGGTATTTGACGCGACGTTTGTTGTGCCGGATACGCTGCAAGCCGGGAACTATGAGGTGCAGTTTTGGGCAGATGACGGTTTCCAAACCATAACTCCTGAATGGCACCACCTAGGTGGACCAACTCTCTGGTTCCGGCCCGTGCGTACTGATATCGACAACACCGTTTACGCAGGGGACACCTTGGATATCGAGTTGCACGGGCTTCAGCCGGGAGAAACAGCGAGCATCGCCATCGCCGGATGGCCATCCCCATGGTTAGGATCAACCCCGTCTGCAAATAACGTTGGTAAGCTTGCAGGGCAAGTGCGAGTTCAACATGGATTGTACGAAGGAGAGTATCAAGTTACAGCGACCCCGATCACCAGCCTACCGGCAGTTTGTGATAGCCTGCTTCACTATCGTTACTGGTTTAGAGTCGAGGCGGAGACGATCTACAAAGTAAGTGCTGCCGGCACTCGACTGAAGGAAGAGTGGTGTCGAGACTGGATTAGGGCGGACAATCAGGATCCGTGGGGACGATTTGCGGTTCACCAGTTGATTGGAGCAAATTCAAGCAGCTACGTAACATTCAGGTTCTACGCGCCGGCAGCCGGTACGTTTCGCGCAGCTTACTTCTTTGGAAAGACATCCAACGCACCGTACGTTTCGATGGAGATAAATGGCCAGCCAAGTCTGCCAGCAACTGACATGTTCGCACCGACTCTCTACAGCAGTTGGATTCGCAGTGACACACTTTGGGGAGGAGTTCACGCCCTGAATGAAGGATACAACACTGTTACCATGCGAACGGTTGGAATCAATCCAAGTTCGGGCGGCTGGCGCGCGAACCTCGATCAGATTCTGTTTGTCGCTGATGCGCCACAACCAAAACCGCAGACAGTTGAGGAACTGACTATTCAGCGACTGGATACAACGATCGAGCTGTCATGGCGACCGGTCATCGAAGATGTGGATGGAGCTCCTCTCGTGGTCGAAGCCTATGACGTCTTTCGCTCGCTTCCAGGAGATTCACTATGGTATTGGCAGGCAGAAGTGTCGGGAACCGAGACCTCTTGGCAGTTTCCTATTTCGCACGGAGATCAGTACGAATTCACAGTCACAGCGCGACGCGACGCAGGTGCTCCGCTGACCACGATTCCAAAACGGAAACTGCGAGTCAAGGCAGACTAAGTTGTTCATCTATCGGTTTACTTCTAACAAAAGAGCCTCCGCATTAGCGGAGGCTCTTTACTAACTACATTGCGCAGGAGTTATCTGGCGCTCATTCCTACGGGTCTTGAAGGAACCGAAATGGCTGCTCCATTTGTGGCAACGACCACGTAGTAAGTCTGATCCGCAACAGGGAATGGTATTCTGAGGGAATTACTTGCCGTAGAGCCCTCAAGCGTGCCGAACGGGCCGTTGTAATTTAGCGAGCTCCAAAGTTGGAATATCGGCGCCGTGCCAAGCCAATTGAATTCAAGCTCATTCGTTTCAGAATCATAGAGGACCGTTAGGTCTGTTGGAGCAGTAAGTGATGCGTTACTGTACCCCGTTCCCACAACGTCATCAATATACCACCCTTCTCGAGCCACGCCGGCGTCTGAACCGAATCGGAAACGAACTTGTACGTTATCACCTTCATACGCAGATAAATCGATCGTGTATGCAGTCCACGAAGCGACTGTTCCGCTGAGACAAGGCACGCCGGGCACCGGACCGCTGTAAGGATTTCCCCCTCCCGCGCTATGGCGGAAAGTTCGGTCGTAGTTCGGCGAGACGCTCACCTGAGTCCACGGGCCGGCATTCACGGAAATCTCCACAAAGCCGCCGTCATATGCAGAATCTGCAAATGCACCGGAGACTTCCGCTTCAATCTGCGATACAAATGTCAGCGTTGCAAAACTCGGCAAATTCGTCATTACAGGGGACGTCAGACGTGCATCACATAGATTTGAATACGTGCCTGCGCCTGCATCTCCGCACTTATACGATTGCGTTCCAGAACTTGCCCGCTCGGTTGAAACGTGCCAGTTGTCCACCCAGCCTGCCGCCGCGTCATGCGTCCAACCTGGTGCACCTGCTTCGAAATTCTCATTGATGAAAGAGATTGCCTGCAGTGCATTCAATTGAACATTTACGTATACGGTATCTCCAACCACAACCGCCACGTCGTTTACCGTAACCGGAGCAAACCCAAGCTTCCAGAATTCGAGATCATACGTTCCACTCGACAGCGGAAGATAGTACTGGCCGTTCACGTCGGTTAACGTTTGATTTGGCCCAGAGGTGATCTTCACACGTGCGCCCTGAATCGGATTGACGCCGTCTGTAACCACGCCTGCAATTCTGCCGAGATTGGAGACCGCAATGACAGCCTCGTAGGCCTGAATGACTCCGTGCCCGTACGTGTTATCCTGCCCTGCCGGGCCTTGATCGAGCGCCGTCTGCATGATGGCACTCTTGATCGTGATGTGATCGCAATTCGGGCAGGCTTCGCGCATGAGCGCAACGACACCGGCGACGTGCGGGCCGGCCATCGAAGTGCCCGAATAGCTGCTGCTATAGCCACCGCCGGGAACGGAAGAGTACACATTCACACCGGGTGCGGAAATCTCCGGTTTGATATTGTCCGGAATCGCAGGGGTACAAGGTGTCGGTCCCAAGCTTGAGAAACTGGCAATCGGGTACGGTGGCAATCCGTCTTGCGC
Protein-coding sequences here:
- a CDS encoding S8 family serine peptidase, whose amino-acid sequence is MNLWSRLLCTLVGVAVFSTLYAAEFSQAIDDELAQAKEQDFISALVFLPNAIDIRTLDFTLHERRASLADRNREVIESLLYNAAQNQPAFQAELDVELGKGTVKGYTSYWIDNLFVVYANKSYIESLRERGDVEYVTTNFTPELIEPIRTPENDSVRPPRNPLDTESTTSGQNAIGATRVNRELGITGQGVLVANCDTGVDGNHPALASRWRGNFAPVAQCWRDALGSAPNFPSDGNGHGTHVMGTITGRAISGNDTNTVGSAPNARWIATNSINQGTGSAFDNDIIADYQWFANPDGDINTTEDLPDVIQNSWGVNSGFSGYTQCDTRWNTFILNCEAAGPVVTWSAGNEASSGLRTPAIHSMSAYQIFSVGAVDAQDGLPPYPIASFSSLGPTPCTPAIPDNIKPEISAPGVNVYSSVPGGGYSSSYSGTSMAGPHVAGVVALMREACPNCDHITIKSAIMQTALDQGPAGQDNTYGHGVIQAYEAVIAVSNLGRIAGVVTDGVNPIQGARVKITSGPNQTLTDVNGQYYLPLSSGTYDLEFWKLGFAPVTVNDVAVVVGDTVYVNVQLNALQAISFINENFEAGAPGWTHDAAAGWVDNWHVSTERASSGTQSYKCGDAGAGTYSNLCDARLTSPVMTNLPSFATLTFVSQIEAEVSGAFADSAYDGGFVEISVNAGPWTQVSVSPNYDRTFRHSAGGGNPYSGPVPGVPCLSGTVASWTAYTIDLSAYEGDNVQVRFRFGSDAGVAREGWYIDDVVGTGYSNASLTAPTDLTVLYDSETNELEFNWLGTAPIFQLWSSLNYNGPFGTLEGSTASNSLRIPFPVADQTYYVVVATNGAAISVPSRPVGMSAR
- a CDS encoding DUF2961 domain-containing protein, translated to MKRLLQLLILIPLSAALGQVYWDHMLHPERLSYPLEAELVHFSSWARNDGNSDLGWYYGNDPNGWRILCDIEGPGVITDMWWTKDGATDAWRWRLYIDNMSTALIDTPITYPFGDMEPFSPPIADSSSGGYYSYVPIPFQSRARITYNNAGSIYFHVSVLKYPQGTPISSFTMPPSPAYMVKLDSLRQRLESPSIPVFTPFQTRVDCTSVLAPGTKISFATEPFTGRTRRLLLRMQNRTQQVFENVWIRVYTDGYPLPDIEGPLSVAMGTPLGWRPYQSVVTGSVGDTLYFNLPIVADRGIRIELENRTSQLQPFAAAIETIAEDVGPFRLNGLYREGNPTRLWENFKLAEFSGAGNFVGTVMDMQQTDPHVFEGDEVFFIDGESIPSWHGTGTEDYFKGGRYWTPVYDQEELHGCIAYLGDTAAAYRWHNNDVIPFNTSLRYETEVGRFNNFQGHYRTMSFAYVERPEWEILDASGDGATHGGERLRVVGAQRDPNVAVFGVFMGGAFLELAEGSVLHVNSDSVFDATFVVPDTLQAGNYEVQFWADDGFQTITPEWHHLGGPTLWFRPVRTDIDNTVYAGDTLDIELHGLQPGETASIAIAGWPSPWLGSTPSANNVGKLAGQVRVQHGLYEGEYQVTATPITSLPAVCDSLLHYRYWFRVEAETIYKVSAAGTRLKEEWCRDWIRADNQDPWGRFAVHQLIGANSSSYVTFRFYAPAAGTFRAAYFFGKTSNAPYVSMEINGQPSLPATDMFAPTLYSSWIRSDTLWGGVHALNEGYNTVTMRTVGINPSSGGWRANLDQILFVADAPQPKPQTVEELTIQRLDTTIELSWRPVIEDVDGAPLVVEAYDVFRSLPGDSLWYWQAEVSGTETSWQFPISHGDQYEFTVTARRDAGAPLTTIPKRKLRVKAD